The Rhinopithecus roxellana isolate Shanxi Qingling chromosome 13, ASM756505v1, whole genome shotgun sequence genome contains a region encoding:
- the CFAP410 gene encoding cilia- and flagella-associated protein 410 isoform X1: MKLTRKMVLTRAKASELHSVRKLNCWGSRLTDISICREMPSLEVITLSVNSISTLEPVSRCQRLSELYLRRNRIPSLAELFYLKGLPRLRVLWLAENPCCGASPHRYRMTVLRTLPRLQKLDNQAVTEEELSRALSEGEEITAAPEREGTGHGGPKPCFTLSSLSSAAETGQDALDSEEEAIRAQGELGLKPPSRDQFPSFSPRDASSSHRSRNVLTAILLLLRELDAEGLEAVQVTVGSRLQALRREEVQEHAE; encoded by the exons GGGCAGCCGCCTTACAGAT ATTTCCATTTGCCGGGAGATGCCCAGCCTGGAAGTGATCACGCTCAG TGTCAACAGCATCTCCACCCTGGAGCCTGTGAGCCGGTGCCAGCGCCTGAGCGAGCTGTACCTGCGGAGGAACCGTATCCCCAGCCTGGCTGAGCTCTTCTACCTGAAGGGGCTGCCGCGTCTAAGGGTGCTGTGGCTGGCCGAGAACCCGTGCTGCGGCGCCAGTCCCCACCGCTACCGCATGACCGTGCTGCGCACCCTGCCGCGCCTACAGAAGCTGGACAACCAGG CTGTGACGGAGGAGGAGCTGTCCCGTGCACTGAGTGAGGGAGAGGAGATCACCGCCGCCCCGGAGAGAGAGGGCACAGGCCACGGCGGCCCCAAGCCATGCTTCACACTGAGCTCCCTCAGCTCCGCTGCTGAGACCGGCCAGGACGCGCTGGACAGCGAGGAGGAGGCGAT CAGAGCCCAGGGTGAACTTGGCCTGAAGCCCCCTTCCCGGGACCAGTTTCCTTCCTTCTCACCCAGAGATGCTTCGAGCAGCCACAGGAGCAGG AACGTCCTGACTGCCATCCTGCTGCTGCTGCGGGAGCTGGACGCAGAGGGGCTGGAGGCCGTGCAGGTGACTGTGGGCAGCCGGCTGCAGGCCCTGCGTCGGGAGGAGGTGCAGGAGCATGCCGAGTGA
- the CFAP410 gene encoding cilia- and flagella-associated protein 410 isoform X2: protein MKLTRKMVLTRAKASELHSVRKLNCWGSRLTDISICREMPSLEVITLSVNSISTLEPVSRCQRLSELYLRRNRIPSLAELFYLKGLPRLRVLWLAENPCCGASPHRYRMTVLRTLPRLQKLDNQAVTEEELSRALSEGEEITAAPEREGTGHGGPKPCFTLSSLSSAAETGQDALDSEEEAIAQGELGLKPPSRDQFPSFSPRDASSSHRSRNVLTAILLLLRELDAEGLEAVQVTVGSRLQALRREEVQEHAE, encoded by the exons GGGCAGCCGCCTTACAGAT ATTTCCATTTGCCGGGAGATGCCCAGCCTGGAAGTGATCACGCTCAG TGTCAACAGCATCTCCACCCTGGAGCCTGTGAGCCGGTGCCAGCGCCTGAGCGAGCTGTACCTGCGGAGGAACCGTATCCCCAGCCTGGCTGAGCTCTTCTACCTGAAGGGGCTGCCGCGTCTAAGGGTGCTGTGGCTGGCCGAGAACCCGTGCTGCGGCGCCAGTCCCCACCGCTACCGCATGACCGTGCTGCGCACCCTGCCGCGCCTACAGAAGCTGGACAACCAGG CTGTGACGGAGGAGGAGCTGTCCCGTGCACTGAGTGAGGGAGAGGAGATCACCGCCGCCCCGGAGAGAGAGGGCACAGGCCACGGCGGCCCCAAGCCATGCTTCACACTGAGCTCCCTCAGCTCCGCTGCTGAGACCGGCCAGGACGCGCTGGACAGCGAGGAGGAGGCGAT AGCCCAGGGTGAACTTGGCCTGAAGCCCCCTTCCCGGGACCAGTTTCCTTCCTTCTCACCCAGAGATGCTTCGAGCAGCCACAGGAGCAGG AACGTCCTGACTGCCATCCTGCTGCTGCTGCGGGAGCTGGACGCAGAGGGGCTGGAGGCCGTGCAGGTGACTGTGGGCAGCCGGCTGCAGGCCCTGCGTCGGGAGGAGGTGCAGGAGCATGCCGAGTGA
- the PFKL gene encoding ATP-dependent 6-phosphofructokinase, liver type isoform X1 — MAAVDLEKLRASGAGKAIGVLTSGGDAQGMNAAVRAVTRMGIYVGAKVFLIYEGYEGLVEGGENIKQANWLSVSNIIQLGGTIIGSARCKAFTTREGRRAAAYNLVQRGITNLCVIGGDGSLTGANIFRSEWGSLLEELVAEGKISETMAQTYSHLNIAGLVGSIDNDFCGTDMTIGTDSALHRIMEVIDAITTTAQSHQRTFVLEVMGRHCGYLALVSALASGADWLFIPEAPPEDGWENFMCERLGETRSSGSRLNIIIIAEGAIDRDGKPISSSYVKDLVVQRLGFDTRVTVLGHVQRGGTPSAFDRVLSSKMGMEAVMALLEATPDTPACVVSLSGNQSVRLPLMECVQMTKEVQKAMDDKRFDEAIQLRGGSFENNWNIYKLLAHQKPPKEKSNFSLAILNVGAPAAGMNAAVRSAVRTGISQGHTVYVVHDGFEGLAKGQVQEVGWHNVAGWLGRGGSMLGTKRTLPKGQLESIVENIRIYGIHALLVVGGFEAYEGVLQLVEARGRYEELCIVMCVIPATISNNVPGTDFSLGSDTAVNAAMESCDRIKQSASGTKRRVFIVETMGGYCGYLATVTGIAVGADAAYVFEDPFNIHDLKVNVEHMTEKMKTDIQRGLVLRNEKCHDYYTTEFLYNLYSSEGKGVFDCRTNVLGHLQQGGAPTPFDRNYGTKLGVKAMLWLSEKLREVYRKGRVFANAPDSACVIGLKKKAVAFSPVTELKKDTDFEHRMPREQWWLSLRLMLKMLAQYRISMAAYVSGELEHVTRRTLSMDKGF, encoded by the exons GCATGAACGCTGCTGTCCGGGCTGTGACGCGCATGGGCATTTATGTGGGTGCCAAAGTCTTCCTCATCTATGAG GGTTACGAGGGCCTCGTGGAGGGAGGTGAGAACATCAAGCAGGCCAACTGGCTGAGCGTCTCCAACATCATCCAGCTG GGCGGCACTATCATTGGCAGCGCCCGCTGCAAGGCCTTTACCACCCGGGAGGGGCGCCGGGCAGCGGCCTACAACCTGGTCCAGCGTGGCATCACTAACCTGTGCGTCATCGGTGGGGACGGCAGCCTCACGGGTGCCAACATCTTCCGCAGCGAGTGGGGCAGCCTGCTGGAGGAGCTGGTGGCGGAAG GTAAGATCTCAGAGACCATGGCCCAGACCTACTCACACCTGAACATCGCGGGCCTGGTGGGCTCCATCGATAACGACTTCTGCGGCACCGACATGACCATTGGCACGGACTCGGCCCTCCACCGCATCATGGAGGTCATCGATGCCATCACTACCACTGCCCAGAG CCACCAGAGGACCTTCGTGCTGGAGGTGATGGGCCGGCACTGCGG GTACCTGGCACTGGTATCTGCACTGGCCTCGGGGGCCGACTGGCTGTTCATCCCTGAGGCTCCGCCCGAGGACGGCTGGGAGAACTTCATGTGCgagaggctgggtgag ACTCGGAGCAGTGGGTCCCGACTGAACATCATCATTATCGCTGAGGGTGCCATCGACCGCGACGGGAAGCCCATCTCATCCAGCTACGTGAAGGAT CTGGTGGTTCAGAGGCTGGGCTTCGACACCCGTGTGACTGTGCTGGGCCACGTGCAGCGGGGAGGGACGCCCTCTGCCTTCGACCGAGTCCTG AGCAGCAAGATGGGCATGGAGGCGGTGATGGCGCTGCTGGAGGCCACCCCTGACACGCCGGCCTGCGTGGTCAGCCTCTCGGGGAACCAGTCAGTGCGGCTGCCCCTCATGGAGTGCGTGCAGATG ACCAAGGAAGTGCAGAAAGCCATGGATGATAAGAGGTTTGACGAGGCCATCCAGCTCCGTGGCGG GAGCTTCGAGAACAACTGGAACATTTACAAGCTCCTCGCCCACCAGAAGCCCCCCAAGGAGAAG TCTAACTTCTCCCTGGCCATCCTGAATGTGGGGGCCCCAGCGGCTGGCATGAATGCGGCCGTGCGCTCGGCGGTGCGGACCGGCATCTCCCAGGGCCACACGGTGTACGTCGTGCACGATGGCTTTGAAGGCCTAGCCAAGGGTCAG GTGCAAGAAGTAGGCTGGCACAACGTGGCCGGCTGGTTGGGGCGTGGTGGTTCCATGCTGGGGACTAAGAG GACCCTGCCCAAGGGCCAGCTGGAGTCCATCGTGGAGAACATCCGCATCTATGGTATCCATGCCCTGCTGGTGGTCGGCGGCTTTGAG GCCTATGAAGGGGTGCTGCAGCTGGTGGAGGCTCGCGGGCGCTACGAGGAGCTCTGCATCGTCATGTGCGTCATCCCAGCCACCATCAGCAACAACGTCCCTGGCACCGATTTCAGCCTGGGCTCTGACACTGCCGTAAACGCTGCCATGGAG AGCTGTGACCGCATCAAACAGTCCGCCTCGGGGACCAAGCGCCGTGTGTTCATCGTGGAGACCATGGGGGGTTACTGTGGCTACCTGGCCACCGTGACTGGCATCGCTGTGGGGGCCGACGCCGCCTACGTCTTTGAGGACCCTTTCAATATCCATGACTTAAAG GTCAACGTGGAGCACATGACGGAGAAGATGAAGACAGACATTCAGAGGGGCCTGGTGCTGCG GAACGAGAAGTGCCATGACTACTACACCACGGAGTTCCTGTACAACCTGTACTCATCAGAGGGCAAGGGCGTCTTCGACTGCAGGACCAACGTCCTGGGCCACCTGCAGCAG GGTGGCGCTCCAACCCCCTTTGACCGGAACTACGGGACCAAGCTGGGGGTGAAGGCCATGCTTTGGTTGTCGGAGAAGCTGCGTGAGGTTTACCGCAAGG GACGGGTGTTTGCCAATGCCCCAGACTCGGCCTGTGTGATTGGCCTGAAGAAGAAGGCAGTGGCCTTCAGCCCCGTCACTGAGCTCAAGAAAGACACTGATTTCGA GCACCGCATGCCGCGGGAGCAGTGGTGGCTGAGCCTGCGGCTCATGCTGAAGATGCTGGCGCAGTACCGTATCAGCATGGCCGCCTACGTGTCAGGGGAGCTGGAGCACGTGACCCGTCGCACCCTGAGCATGGACAAGGGCTTCTGA
- the PFKL gene encoding ATP-dependent 6-phosphofructokinase, liver type isoform X2 — MAQTYSHLNIAGLVGSIDNDFCGTDMTIGTDSALHRIMEVIDAITTTAQSHQRTFVLEVMGRHCGYLALVSALASGADWLFIPEAPPEDGWENFMCERLGETRSSGSRLNIIIIAEGAIDRDGKPISSSYVKDLVVQRLGFDTRVTVLGHVQRGGTPSAFDRVLSSKMGMEAVMALLEATPDTPACVVSLSGNQSVRLPLMECVQMTKEVQKAMDDKRFDEAIQLRGGSFENNWNIYKLLAHQKPPKEKSNFSLAILNVGAPAAGMNAAVRSAVRTGISQGHTVYVVHDGFEGLAKGQVQEVGWHNVAGWLGRGGSMLGTKRTLPKGQLESIVENIRIYGIHALLVVGGFEAYEGVLQLVEARGRYEELCIVMCVIPATISNNVPGTDFSLGSDTAVNAAMESCDRIKQSASGTKRRVFIVETMGGYCGYLATVTGIAVGADAAYVFEDPFNIHDLKVNVEHMTEKMKTDIQRGLVLRNEKCHDYYTTEFLYNLYSSEGKGVFDCRTNVLGHLQQGGAPTPFDRNYGTKLGVKAMLWLSEKLREVYRKGRVFANAPDSACVIGLKKKAVAFSPVTELKKDTDFEHRMPREQWWLSLRLMLKMLAQYRISMAAYVSGELEHVTRRTLSMDKGF, encoded by the exons ATGGCCCAGACCTACTCACACCTGAACATCGCGGGCCTGGTGGGCTCCATCGATAACGACTTCTGCGGCACCGACATGACCATTGGCACGGACTCGGCCCTCCACCGCATCATGGAGGTCATCGATGCCATCACTACCACTGCCCAGAG CCACCAGAGGACCTTCGTGCTGGAGGTGATGGGCCGGCACTGCGG GTACCTGGCACTGGTATCTGCACTGGCCTCGGGGGCCGACTGGCTGTTCATCCCTGAGGCTCCGCCCGAGGACGGCTGGGAGAACTTCATGTGCgagaggctgggtgag ACTCGGAGCAGTGGGTCCCGACTGAACATCATCATTATCGCTGAGGGTGCCATCGACCGCGACGGGAAGCCCATCTCATCCAGCTACGTGAAGGAT CTGGTGGTTCAGAGGCTGGGCTTCGACACCCGTGTGACTGTGCTGGGCCACGTGCAGCGGGGAGGGACGCCCTCTGCCTTCGACCGAGTCCTG AGCAGCAAGATGGGCATGGAGGCGGTGATGGCGCTGCTGGAGGCCACCCCTGACACGCCGGCCTGCGTGGTCAGCCTCTCGGGGAACCAGTCAGTGCGGCTGCCCCTCATGGAGTGCGTGCAGATG ACCAAGGAAGTGCAGAAAGCCATGGATGATAAGAGGTTTGACGAGGCCATCCAGCTCCGTGGCGG GAGCTTCGAGAACAACTGGAACATTTACAAGCTCCTCGCCCACCAGAAGCCCCCCAAGGAGAAG TCTAACTTCTCCCTGGCCATCCTGAATGTGGGGGCCCCAGCGGCTGGCATGAATGCGGCCGTGCGCTCGGCGGTGCGGACCGGCATCTCCCAGGGCCACACGGTGTACGTCGTGCACGATGGCTTTGAAGGCCTAGCCAAGGGTCAG GTGCAAGAAGTAGGCTGGCACAACGTGGCCGGCTGGTTGGGGCGTGGTGGTTCCATGCTGGGGACTAAGAG GACCCTGCCCAAGGGCCAGCTGGAGTCCATCGTGGAGAACATCCGCATCTATGGTATCCATGCCCTGCTGGTGGTCGGCGGCTTTGAG GCCTATGAAGGGGTGCTGCAGCTGGTGGAGGCTCGCGGGCGCTACGAGGAGCTCTGCATCGTCATGTGCGTCATCCCAGCCACCATCAGCAACAACGTCCCTGGCACCGATTTCAGCCTGGGCTCTGACACTGCCGTAAACGCTGCCATGGAG AGCTGTGACCGCATCAAACAGTCCGCCTCGGGGACCAAGCGCCGTGTGTTCATCGTGGAGACCATGGGGGGTTACTGTGGCTACCTGGCCACCGTGACTGGCATCGCTGTGGGGGCCGACGCCGCCTACGTCTTTGAGGACCCTTTCAATATCCATGACTTAAAG GTCAACGTGGAGCACATGACGGAGAAGATGAAGACAGACATTCAGAGGGGCCTGGTGCTGCG GAACGAGAAGTGCCATGACTACTACACCACGGAGTTCCTGTACAACCTGTACTCATCAGAGGGCAAGGGCGTCTTCGACTGCAGGACCAACGTCCTGGGCCACCTGCAGCAG GGTGGCGCTCCAACCCCCTTTGACCGGAACTACGGGACCAAGCTGGGGGTGAAGGCCATGCTTTGGTTGTCGGAGAAGCTGCGTGAGGTTTACCGCAAGG GACGGGTGTTTGCCAATGCCCCAGACTCGGCCTGTGTGATTGGCCTGAAGAAGAAGGCAGTGGCCTTCAGCCCCGTCACTGAGCTCAAGAAAGACACTGATTTCGA GCACCGCATGCCGCGGGAGCAGTGGTGGCTGAGCCTGCGGCTCATGCTGAAGATGCTGGCGCAGTACCGTATCAGCATGGCCGCCTACGTGTCAGGGGAGCTGGAGCACGTGACCCGTCGCACCCTGAGCATGGACAAGGGCTTCTGA